In Bombus huntii isolate Logan2020A chromosome 3, iyBomHunt1.1, whole genome shotgun sequence, a single genomic region encodes these proteins:
- the LOC126864302 gene encoding uncharacterized protein LOC126864302 isoform X2 — protein sequence MSGKLRGGNIKWENSTEGNDVYETKHKMRLRESPRNTQQPAVPENEIVIEPRKRGRGPSKRPCLNRNALMARENRLKKKAYLEKIENKLLFYQQENKNLVNIIKRQGIDLKRLTGEVAYFKSVLNNNTSITALLKTINDGLQKISTQKRNSLRLNHVSECPNELDVQHKCTCSTNVKENILNTQNTDIFITNVNNDSLIERGTNSDHNYTVSKSTIVNVKNNLQSKEETNLITSTTNLISEDNYMDNTKELNNLLPIAQADLPNANEKKDTDTIGIDFDQFSSFNMDIFEDLPKCDEMMNTVDSLNDASNLFKADEISQTLDNTGICLHVNSDKVSLEFCAICHLNSKNSGSN from the exons ATGTCAGGCAAGCTACGTGGAGGTAATATTAAATGGGAAAATTCGACAGAAGGAAATGATGTATATGAAACAAAGCATAAAATGAGGTTGAGAGAATCGCCAAGGAATACGCAACAACCTGCTGTACCCGAAAACGAGATTGTTATAGAACCACGAAAGCGAGGTCGAGGTCCTTCTAAAAGGCCTTGTCTTAACAGAAATGCTTTAATGGCTCGAGAAAATCGGCTCAAGAAAAAAGCGTACCtagagaaaatagaaaataagctattattttatcagcaagaaaacaaaaatttagtAAACATTATAAAAAGACAGGGTATTGACCTTAAACGGTTAACTGGTGAAGTTGCTTATTTCAAGAGCGTATTAAACAATAATACCAGTATTACTGCGTTATTGAAGACTATCAATGATGGTCTTCAAAAGATTAGTACACAGAAGAGGAATTCATTGCGTTTGAATCATGTTTCTGAGTGTCCAAATGAATTGGATGTTCAACACAAATGTACATGTTCTACAAATGTGAAGGAGAATATATTGAATACTCAAAATaccgatatatttattacaaatgtcAATAATGATTCATTGATTGAACGTGGTACAA ATTCGGATCACAATTATACTGTTTCCAAAAGTACAATAGTCAATGTTAAGAACAACCTTCAAagtaaagaagaaacaaaCTTAATAACATCAACTACCAATTTAATATCTGAAGATAATTATATGGATAATACAAAGGAGCTAAACAATTTATTACCAATTGCTCAAGCAGATTTACCCAAtgcaaatgaaaaaaaagatactGATACCATTGGTATCGATTTTGAtcagttttcttctttcaataTGGATATATTTGAAGATCTTCCAAAATGTGACGAGATGATGAATACAGTGGATAGTTTAAATGATGCATCCAACCTTTTTAAAGCAGATGAAATATCTCAAACTTTAGATAATACTGGAATCTGTCTTCATGTTAATTCAGACAAAGTATCTTTAGAGTTTTGTGCAATTTGTCATTTAAATAGTAAGAACTCGGGATCAAACTGA
- the LOC126864302 gene encoding uncharacterized protein LOC126864302 isoform X1, with amino-acid sequence MSGKLRGGNIKWENSTEGNDVYETKHKMRLRESPRNTQQPAVPENEIVIEPRKRGRGPSKRPCLNRNALMARENRLKKKAYLEKIENKLLFYQQENKNLVNIIKRQGIDLKRLTGEVAYFKSVLNNNTSITALLKTINDGLQKISTQKRNSLRLNHVSECPNELDVQHKCTCSTNVKENILNTQNTDIFITNVNNDSLIERGTSKDPNNESYINSQRQLACKNSSIDKISSSFLDSDHNYTVSKSTIVNVKNNLQSKEETNLITSTTNLISEDNYMDNTKELNNLLPIAQADLPNANEKKDTDTIGIDFDQFSSFNMDIFEDLPKCDEMMNTVDSLNDASNLFKADEISQTLDNTGICLHVNSDKVSLEFCAICHLNSKNSGSN; translated from the coding sequence ATGTCAGGCAAGCTACGTGGAGGTAATATTAAATGGGAAAATTCGACAGAAGGAAATGATGTATATGAAACAAAGCATAAAATGAGGTTGAGAGAATCGCCAAGGAATACGCAACAACCTGCTGTACCCGAAAACGAGATTGTTATAGAACCACGAAAGCGAGGTCGAGGTCCTTCTAAAAGGCCTTGTCTTAACAGAAATGCTTTAATGGCTCGAGAAAATCGGCTCAAGAAAAAAGCGTACCtagagaaaatagaaaataagctattattttatcagcaagaaaacaaaaatttagtAAACATTATAAAAAGACAGGGTATTGACCTTAAACGGTTAACTGGTGAAGTTGCTTATTTCAAGAGCGTATTAAACAATAATACCAGTATTACTGCGTTATTGAAGACTATCAATGATGGTCTTCAAAAGATTAGTACACAGAAGAGGAATTCATTGCGTTTGAATCATGTTTCTGAGTGTCCAAATGAATTGGATGTTCAACACAAATGTACATGTTCTACAAATGTGAAGGAGAATATATTGAATACTCAAAATaccgatatatttattacaaatgtcAATAATGATTCATTGATTGAACGTGGTACAAGTAAAGATCCAAACAATGAATCATATATTAATTCCCAAAGGCAACTTGCTTGTAAGAATTCAAgcattgataaaatttcttcatCTTTTTTAGATTCGGATCACAATTATACTGTTTCCAAAAGTACAATAGTCAATGTTAAGAACAACCTTCAAagtaaagaagaaacaaaCTTAATAACATCAACTACCAATTTAATATCTGAAGATAATTATATGGATAATACAAAGGAGCTAAACAATTTATTACCAATTGCTCAAGCAGATTTACCCAAtgcaaatgaaaaaaaagatactGATACCATTGGTATCGATTTTGAtcagttttcttctttcaataTGGATATATTTGAAGATCTTCCAAAATGTGACGAGATGATGAATACAGTGGATAGTTTAAATGATGCATCCAACCTTTTTAAAGCAGATGAAATATCTCAAACTTTAGATAATACTGGAATCTGTCTTCATGTTAATTCAGACAAAGTATCTTTAGAGTTTTGTGCAATTTGTCATTTAAATAGTAAGAACTCGGGATCAAACTGA